A segment of the Bacillus sp. es.034 genome:
GCTACATTTGTCTTTTTCCATTCAGACATTTTATAAGGTGCTGCTGGAAGGGGAGAAAGGGCAAATTTCTCCTCTTCTTCAAAGGCAGACAAACGAGACCCTTTTTTTCGAGTAAAGGGTCTTTTATTGAACTCATCTAATTTCTTCCTAACCTCTTCGTTCAGTTCATCAATAGTAAAGCAATGCATATTTCTTAATGCTGCAATAATCCATGTAGAGATAACTCCTACCGAACCTTCTACACTAGCTTTATCCTTAGGCGTACGCACTCTCGCTGGCATGACGACAGTGTTGTAGTAGTCCGCCATCTCTTTGTAGGCAGGATTCAATATTAATTCACGGGTCGTATGCTTCGTAACGCTCGTTTTTAAATTGTCTGGAACGACAATCTGGGTCGTGCCACCAAAATACTTATAGGCATTATTGTGAAGGGTAATCCATGAATGTGAATCCATAGATAAACTTGCTTCTGCATATGAAAATTGGCTGCACGGCAGGGTGGCAACGAACACATAGGCCTTTACTTTTTCTCCAGTGTCTCTATCAATAATGAAAGCTGTGGAACCTGCCCAATCGACTTCCATGATTTCACCTGGTTTTCTTCGAATGCGCAAAGTGGCTTTATACTTATCCGCATAATGACTATAGTGCCGCAAAAAACTTCGATAAGAGTATGGAATCTTTTGATTTGCTCTACACTCAGCTTCATATTCATGATGGAGAAGTGAGAGTGTCACATTCGGCTTAGCCAACTCTTCATGAATATAGTCAAAATTCAAAGGATGTCGCCCGTGATTATTGCAGACAGAATGAGCCATTAGTGCATAACTTTGAGCCACCTAATGCGGACGAGAAAGCCACCAAGTGCGGAGTAGTGAGCCACTTGTGCTATAGAAATTAATACCTCCCTGTATAATTGAGAAGCATGCGTTACCGCATGACAATTCTTTTATAGGGAGGTTTTTTTT
Coding sequences within it:
- the istA gene encoding IS21 family transposase, yielding MNFDYIHEELAKPNVTLSLLHHEYEAECRANQKIPYSYRSFLRHYSHYADKYKATLRIRRKPGEIMEVDWAGSTAFIIDRDTGEKVKAYVFVATLPCSQFSYAEASLSMDSHSWITLHNNAYKYFGGTTQIVVPDNLKTSVTKHTTRELILNPAYKEMADYYNTVVMPARVRTPKDKASVEGSVGVISTWIIAALRNMHCFTIDELNEEVRKKLDEFNKRPFTRKKGSRLSAFEEEEKFALSPLPAAPYKMSEWKKTNVAPDYHVSFDSMFYSVPYEYINREVEVRVSDNLIEVFFNHMRIASHKRLYGKFGQTTTLPDHMPDNHKLFVDQTPEAAVEWAENIGESTLRVIRYLLDTSQTEKLALQSIFSLKKFERRYSKYEIERACKMVLSMTKRPTVKSIQTLLKTNKKNDAEQELKRKTEINQNNYGFTRGASYYGGTDK